Proteins encoded within one genomic window of bacterium:
- a CDS encoding MBL fold metallo-hydrolase, whose amino-acid sequence MVVELAKDVYWVGVVDWGLRKFHGHELSTHRGSTYNSYLIIDEKKVLVDTVWSPFRDQLIENIREIIDPSSIDIVVANHSEPDHSGSLPAVMSLAPKATLVVSKRGEESFEGHFHHNWNVKTVQTGDRIGIGKNDLVFVEAPMLHWPDSMFTYLTGHNILMPNDAFGQHYASAFRFNDQVNQEELFEEALKYYANILTPYSPLVTKKIEEVLGLGVPVSMIAPSHGIIWRDNPVRIVTKYQEWALQKPEPRAVILFDTMWDATRRMAEAIGDGIADEGVDYKIIHAAVTDRNDAIVEVFRSRAVIIGSPTLNYGVLPTITPLLEDLRGLRFKNKIGAAFGSYGWSGESVKIIEEHLGKCKIPLIAEGITCKWQPDSRCIEECRTFGRQIGKAAKEPADV is encoded by the coding sequence ATGGTTGTCGAACTGGCAAAAGATGTATACTGGGTCGGAGTCGTTGACTGGGGACTGAGGAAGTTCCACGGCCATGAATTATCGACTCACCGGGGCTCGACCTACAATTCCTACCTGATCATCGATGAAAAAAAGGTGCTTGTGGATACGGTCTGGAGTCCTTTCCGTGACCAGCTCATCGAAAACATCCGTGAGATAATCGATCCCTCGTCCATCGATATTGTCGTAGCAAATCACTCCGAGCCCGACCATTCGGGCAGTCTTCCCGCGGTCATGTCTCTCGCTCCGAAAGCGACGCTCGTCGTGTCGAAGCGCGGCGAGGAGAGTTTCGAGGGACATTTTCACCACAACTGGAACGTAAAGACGGTGCAGACCGGCGACAGGATCGGCATCGGTAAGAACGATCTCGTTTTTGTCGAAGCTCCCATGCTTCACTGGCCGGACAGCATGTTCACCTACCTGACCGGGCACAACATACTCATGCCCAATGACGCGTTTGGCCAGCATTATGCCAGCGCCTTCAGGTTCAACGATCAGGTGAACCAGGAAGAGCTCTTCGAGGAAGCGCTGAAATACTACGCCAATATTCTGACTCCATACAGCCCCCTTGTGACCAAAAAAATCGAGGAAGTGCTCGGACTCGGCGTCCCGGTCAGTATGATCGCTCCGAGTCACGGGATAATCTGGCGCGACAACCCTGTCCGGATTGTGACAAAATACCAGGAATGGGCGCTCCAGAAACCCGAGCCGCGGGCGGTTATTCTCTTCGATACCATGTGGGACGCCACCCGCCGCATGGCCGAGGCGATCGGGGACGGCATCGCGGACGAAGGAGTGGACTATAAGATCATCCATGCCGCGGTCACCGACCGTAACGACGCCATCGTCGAAGTGTTCAGGTCACGGGCGGTTATCATCGGCTCGCCGACGCTCAATTACGGTGTCCTGCCCACTATTACCCCGCTGCTCGAGGACCTCAGGGGACTGCGGTTCAAAAATAAAATCGGCGCGGCATTCGGTTCTTACGGGTGGAGCGGTGAATCGGTTAAAATCATCGAAGAACACCTCGGGAAATGCAAAATCCCCCTTATTGCCGAAGGGATAACATGCAAA
- a CDS encoding hydroxylamine oxidoreductase, with the protein MNRSLVTASCLTIVMVISVMTGASGQEKKLPAPQLAKKIEIYRGLSEVERECISCHAAEEPGKVEDWSNSPHARASITCLDCHGAEPTDKDARDCPGTKKYKNVKITPVVTPRDCSKCHPREEEEFSMSKHARTWDIQAKELKDPWLKGMNNDIERETGCYMCHGSDISTGELTMENWPNEGCGRINPDGSRGSCVLCHTTHRFSLAEARKPETCGQCHLGPDHPQDEIYFESKHGKRYLAEREKWNFEAATDSWEPSGDFSAPTCAACHMSGIGPLATSHDVGERLKWESQSPLTVPNKDHDGVDERKKMVTVCTQCHSPRWANNYLERYDAAVQHYNDDYYKPAKVIIDDLYSRNLLTKWPVFDEEIEWVFYELWHHEGRRARMGSAMMGPDYSWWHGFYDLKRSYQHLVRLSEEAKEKGHGSPVYVPGSGGKNFTPDAVDPLPQGWDKVKNLKGRPGK; encoded by the coding sequence ATGAACCGCTCCCTGGTAACTGCTTCATGTCTGACAATTGTAATGGTCATATCGGTAATGACGGGCGCCAGCGGTCAGGAGAAAAAACTCCCCGCGCCCCAATTGGCCAAAAAGATTGAAATCTACCGCGGTCTCTCGGAAGTCGAGCGTGAATGCATCTCATGCCACGCTGCGGAAGAACCCGGCAAGGTCGAGGACTGGTCGAACAGCCCGCATGCCCGTGCATCCATAACCTGTCTCGACTGCCATGGCGCCGAGCCGACCGACAAAGATGCCCGTGACTGCCCCGGCACGAAAAAATACAAAAACGTAAAAATCACCCCGGTCGTAACACCACGCGACTGCAGCAAGTGTCATCCCCGCGAGGAAGAGGAGTTTTCCATGAGCAAACACGCCCGGACATGGGATATACAGGCGAAAGAGCTCAAAGACCCCTGGCTGAAGGGCATGAATAACGATATCGAGCGTGAAACCGGCTGTTATATGTGTCATGGCTCGGACATCTCGACGGGTGAACTGACCATGGAGAACTGGCCCAACGAGGGATGCGGGAGAATCAATCCCGACGGCTCACGGGGGAGCTGCGTGCTCTGTCATACGACGCACCGGTTTTCACTTGCAGAAGCCCGGAAACCCGAGACATGCGGCCAGTGTCATCTCGGTCCCGACCATCCGCAGGATGAAATCTACTTCGAGTCGAAACACGGGAAACGGTATCTTGCCGAGCGCGAAAAATGGAATTTCGAAGCTGCGACCGATTCATGGGAACCCTCGGGTGATTTCTCGGCCCCGACATGCGCAGCATGCCACATGTCGGGAATCGGCCCCCTTGCGACATCGCACGATGTCGGGGAGCGGCTCAAATGGGAATCCCAGTCGCCGCTCACCGTTCCGAACAAAGATCATGACGGCGTTGACGAGCGTAAAAAGATGGTTACGGTATGTACCCAGTGTCACTCGCCGCGGTGGGCGAATAATTACCTCGAACGGTACGATGCGGCCGTTCAGCATTACAATGATGATTACTATAAGCCCGCCAAGGTGATAATTGACGATCTTTACAGCCGGAATCTTCTCACGAAATGGCCGGTATTCGATGAGGAGATCGAATGGGTGTTCTACGAATTATGGCATCACGAGGGCCGCAGAGCTCGTATGGGATCGGCTATGATGGGACCCGATTACTCGTGGTGGCATGGTTTTTACGACCTGAAAAGGTCTTACCAGCACCTGGTCAGGCTTTCTGAAGAGGCGAAGGAAAAAGGGCACGGATCGCCGGTATATGTTCCCGGTTCCGGAGGGAAGAATTTTACACCCGACGCGGTCGATCCGCTTCCTCAGGGATGGGATAAAGTCAAAAATCTGAAAGGAAGGCCGGGGAAATAA
- a CDS encoding NapC/NirT family cytochrome c yields the protein MIKRPSAGHMVFLVAGFMTAGIGCAVSAYMISYTSETSFCISCHEMRIVAEQGWKQSAHYQNDEGVVAQCSDCHIPHALIPKLWTKTRDGVNDIAVHLFGESDPVMMPWDELGQSARRKVYDSSCRRCHVNLTPRGAAIKTIIAHREYLKMKDRKRCLDCHRKEFHGAFREYLFNNSYTAENGDLQ from the coding sequence ATGATCAAACGACCTTCCGCTGGTCACATGGTGTTCCTCGTGGCGGGTTTCATGACGGCAGGTATCGGCTGCGCAGTCAGCGCTTACATGATTTCATACACATCGGAAACATCGTTCTGTATCTCGTGTCATGAAATGAGAATCGTCGCGGAACAGGGCTGGAAACAATCGGCGCACTATCAGAACGACGAGGGTGTCGTCGCGCAGTGCAGCGACTGCCATATTCCCCATGCACTGATCCCGAAACTGTGGACCAAAACCCGTGACGGGGTCAACGATATCGCAGTCCACCTGTTCGGTGAATCGGACCCCGTGATGATGCCATGGGATGAGCTCGGGCAGAGCGCGCGCCGTAAAGTATACGATTCATCGTGCAGGCGCTGTCATGTGAACCTGACACCGCGCGGTGCGGCAATCAAAACGATAATTGCCCACAGAGAGTATTTAAAAATGAAGGATAGAAAACGGTGCCTTGATTGTCACCGCAAGGAATTTCACGGTGCTTTCAGGGAATACCTGTTTAACAATTCGTATACAGCTGAAAACGGGGACTTACAATGA